The sequence ACTTGCGCGCATCGCCGGTTACAGAATCCTTGCGCTTCCAAGCTTTGTATAAAATCTCGGGAACGACAGCCATCGCTCCATAGTCCGTCATGCGCAGCCACAGATCGAGATCCTGACGATATAAGAAGAAGGTTCTATATCCCCCGGCTCTTTCATATACAGAGCGTCGCATAAGAACCTCGCCCTGGGAAAAAGGATTGCCGCTAAAGAGTTGTACTTTAATATTCTTATCGACGACCGGCTTAACAATGTAACTCTTCGAAGCTATGTCCGATACGACTTCCCGATAGCAACCCACTGCAACCACGCCGGGGTTCTCGTCCAGAAATCGAACTTGGCTCTGCAGTCGTGTTGGATAGGATATGTCGCCTGATCCCTGCACCGCGATGAACTCGCTGTCTGTGCAGGCGATAGTCGAAATCATAGTCCGCGTGAACCCGGCGTTGCGTTGCGTCGAAACGCGGATCTTATCCGACTCATGTTTCAAAAGTGCCTGGAAGGTGCCATCTTGCGACCCATCGTCAACGAAATAAGCCTCGAAATCCTGATATGTCTGATCTCGAATTGCCGTGACGGTCTCATCGACCAGATGAGCCCTGTTGTAGTATGGGGACACTACGACCACGCGAGGCATCAGTTCCACTTTCCTGACTGAACCGACAGATGAGCTGGTTGGAGCACTCCGTCGGGACGAACGTGACGGACTTCGCAGTCCAGTAAAAAGCCGCTTCGTTCAAAGATCGTCCTTCTTACCAAATCGATCAGGCCCAGCACATCCGAGCTCGTCGCACCACCGAGGTTGACGATAAAGTTACCATGACCGGGGGCAATCTGTGCTCCACCTATGCGACGTCCCCGCAACCCGGCATCCTCGATCGCTTTTCCCGGCGGGCCGACCACGTCGTACATCTTGGGGTCACTGAGGAAAACTGAGCCGCAGTTCGGCAAGCGAAGGGGGAATTTCTTTCGTCTCGACACCATAATTTCAATCATTGTCCTTCGCACGTCGGACTTGTTGGCGGTGGCAAACTCGAAATCTGCTTCCAGCAGGACAAGGTTCGGCCGCTGCAGGTTGGATTTTCTATATGAGAATTCGCATGCATTTCGATCCAAGATGTTCACCTTGCCATCAATGTCGACGACGGTGGCGCTTACAAGGTTGCTGCCGATCCCCTTTCGCTGGCTGCCGCCGTTCATAACAACCAGGCCGCCTAGAGTTCCAGGAATCCCCACAGTGTGCTCCGCACCTGTCAATCCGGCCGATCCGACCTTTCGGGCAAAAACAGGAGTCCATATTCCAGCTTGAGCGACGACGTGTGTGCCATTGATCGCGATCTGCGACATTTTCCGGCCGATCCGCAGAACGACACCTCGAAACCCTGCATCATCAAAGAGAAGGTTCGTGCCATCGCCAATCACCAGGAATGGCACTTTCTCTGCACCCAGGCACTTCAAAACCTCGCTGACCGCGCGCCCGTCGAGTGGTTCCACCACGACGTCAGCCGGCCCACCAATTTGCCATCGCCCGACATATTTCAGCGGGACATGAGTTGAAATCTCAACGTTCCTGATTGTCCCGAGAAGCGACACAACATTTTTGCTTGATATCTTCGGAGTGTTCACAGTCAGTTCCACGATGACCAACAGCGCCATTTCCGCCTGTCTTCATTCGGCCAGGACGTCCCCACCCAACGATGTAACTTTCTCGATGAATCGATCGTAACCACGTTCAATTTGCCAGGCATCGTGAACGACCGTCTCTCCGTCGGCAACAAGACCGGCCAACGTCAGGGCGATGCCTGCGCGAAGGTCACGTGCTGTCACTTCCGCGCCACGCAACTTGGTGCCGCCGCGAATTCGCAGGAGATTGTCCTCGATGGAATAGTCAAGTCCCATCAAGCCCATCTCTTGCGCGTAGAGGTAGCGTCCAGGGAAACGCAAATCAATGATCTTGCTCTCCCCGCGCGACATCGCACCGAAGGCTGCAAAGAGGGGCTGCATGTCCGAATTTATTCCGGGATAGGCGCCGGTACTGATCTCTACAGGATAACAGTTGCCGCCGCGAACGATTATGCTCTCCTGACCGGTATAAACACGCGCACCGCTTTCCTTGAGGTGTATGAGGGGAACCTCCAGGTCCGATAGCGGAAAGCCATGGATCTCAACGTCGCCGTTGGTGATACACGCCCCGACCAACCATGTTAGAGCTTCCATGTTGTCGCCAATGACCCTGTGTCGAACACCTGTGAGCTCTTCTCGCCCTTCAATTTCGATGCGCTCCTGACCGAACACCTTGATCTTTGCGCCCATCGTCCGGAGCATGGCGATCAGATCGATTATTTCAGGACGGATATGCGGGTTCCAAACGGTGGTAACACCGCGGGCCAATGCGCCGCACAAAAGAGCATTCTCGGTAGCCCCGGTTGAGCGGATCGGCAAGCGGATGTCGGCGCCTGTCAGACCCTTAGGGGCATAGGCTTCGAGACTGGTGTCTGTTTCTGTAACGGTCGCGCCAAGTGCCTTGAGAAGCATAACATGCAGGTCATGCTTCCGCTCTCCGAATTTGCAGCCACCCGGCAATGGCACACAGCCTCTCCCGGTACGAGCTGTAAGGGCACCCAATATCAACAGCGTGTTGCGAATAGAGCGGCCCCTCCACACCAGCTCCGCCGGCGGGGGAACAATTTCCTCAATATAGGCAATCTCGCCTTCGACAACGCAATGCTTTCCAAGCGCCTCCAGCATCCCAAGATGTACCTGCGCGTCCAGGAGCATCCCGGGATAGTTCGAGATCTCGACTTTACCAGATGTCAGCAGCGAGGCTGCGAGAAGACGCAGCACGCTGTTCTTCGCTCCACTTACCAAGACTTCCCCTTCGAGGCGGGAGGCATGGACGCGATATATAGACACTTGCCGTTCGCTGTGCATTTGCGAAAGTGGCTGATAGGCTCCCAACTCAGCTTTGTTTTCGATGAGCATCTCTCAACTCCTGGTGAGGCACTCGATATCTTCCGCTAGAATGCAACAGAGTATCAGTATGCACATCAGCTGCCCGAAGGTGGAATAATTTATGTTAGAATATTACTGGCAGAAAATCTAACCTTAAAAAACAACATACCATCAAAGAATCAAATAAACGACAAGCGAAGCACACCCACAAATTGATACTCGGAGCGTATCGCATCAAATAGAATATAATTCTGACGGGTTACGCAACCGAATTTCATAGCCCAAATTATATTCATTCTCATATACTATTAGGTGCACGGGTTTAACATTTATTTACTTGACGTTAAAAGTAACAACTTTCTTAGATAGAGATCGGACCCACGCCGGTTGCGCGCAACCGCTGCGTCAATGGGAGGACGTGATGTCAGCTCATCCTTGGATGAAAAGCGACGCAATTTCCGGCAAACGCCTTGCGTCTTGCCGGTCGATCTGGGTCGCCCTGGCCATCCTTGTCGCGGCCGCGAACGGTACGCGATCGGAGGTTTACCAGCTGCAGCCCGGAGACGTCGTAAATTTTGATTTTCTTGACGACGCCCTGCTGCCAGTTCTGTTGACAGTTGACGCGGATGGGACTGCGCAATTTCCCTTGGTCGGCGGCGTTGAAATCGGGGGTCTCAGTGTTAGCCAGGCGCTGGAAAAGTTACGGACCGAGTACAAGAACCGGCAGATGTTGGTCGATCCTAAAATTGCTTTGAACATCGCGACCTACAAGCCGGTGTTTGTCCTGGGCGAGGTCAAAAATCCCGGATCCTTTCCCTTTTATCCGGGCTTGACGGTCGAACAGGCTGTCGGCCTTGCAGGTGGGACTTTGACGGCGGCGTCGAGTGCGTCTGACAAGATCATGGCCCGCGCGAGATTGCGTGGGACGATGGACGGCGCCGAGGTGGAAATCGTCCATGAGGCGATCTACGCAGCACGTTTGGCGGCCCAGTTACGTGGTGCCGAAACCATCGACTTGCGCGACGCTCCAGAGACCGCGCGACCCTTTCTCGAAAAAACATCACTTAAGAGCGTGCTCGAGATCGAGGAGAAGATCCTGAAGACCGATCTGATTACCACACAGGCTCAAGTCCAGATTCTGACGCAGGGGATTGCCGAAACAGAGGCAGCCTTGAAGATCCTCGCCCAGCTTGAAGTCGAGCAAAAAAGTGTCGTCGAGATGAACGAGCGAGATCTTGAACGTGTGACCGCGCTACGCAAACGCGAATTGAATACGGAGACCGAGATCGCGCGGGTCAAGAATACGACCTCCAATGAAAAAACCCAGCTTCTGGAGATATACGCGGAGATGTCACGCTCGAGGCGCGAACTCGGCAACCTCAAGCTGGAGCTCGCCAAACTGCAGGCAGATCGGGAAAAAGACATATTACTGAAGCTCCAGGAGCGCGAAGCAGCGATCAAGAAGCTCCAGTCCACGCGCCAATCCGCCGAAGAGCAATTCTATCTCATTGCTTCGGTGGCCGCCGACGAAAGAAATCGTGACCAGATCTCCTTCACTTACGAGGTTCGCCGCCCCAAAAAAGGGGTCAACACCGTGATCGATGGTGCGCCATATACGGAGTTGCTTCCGGGGGATGTTGTCGCTGTGTCGATCGCGGGCATGTAGCAATCGAGGAGCGAACGTGGTCTCGAGCATCAGCGTCACCTCCCTATATGAACGCGGGGATAAAAAGCCGATGGAAAAAGGCTGCGAACGCATGTTGAGCGATGTCTTCGGTAGGACGCTTGTCATCGCGCCCCATGCGGACGACGAGGTCCTCGGGGCAGGTGGTACAATTGCACGGCTCGCTTCGGAGGGAGCCGAAGTTCGGATCGTCATCGTAACCGAGGGTAAGCCGCCGCAATACCCATCCGAGGCCGTATCTCGCTTGAGGGACGAGGCTCGCCTGGCGCACGCTATCCTTGGTGTCGGCAAAACCGATTGGATGGGTTTCCCCGCAGCCGGCCTGGCCGAGACGGCCGTTTCCGATTTGAACCGCTCGCTGTTCGAGATCATGACGGCATATTCCCCGCAAACGCTTCTCCTCCCTTTCGTCGGAGACATGCATGTCGATCATCAGATCGTCTTTACGTCTGCGCTCGTGGCGGCAAGACCTCATCAGGAGCAATATCCGAGACTGATTCTGGCATATGAGACCCTCTCGGAGACGAATTGGAACGCGGCCTATGTGACGCCCAGTTTCGTTCCACACGTCTTCATCGATATCGAGGAGCATCTCGAAACCAAATTGGAAGCGATGTCGGCTTTTCAGTCGCAGCTGCGGCCACCACCGCATGAGCGCGCGATCGAAACCTTGAGGGCGCTGGCGACGTTGCGCGGCGCAACCGTCTTCAGTCAAGCCGCGGAAGCCTTCGTGATGGTTCGCCAGGTTCTGTGACGCAGGAGCCGGTTTCGAGAAGCGGATATCGCATCTAACACGGAGGGCGAAATGGCGAAGTGGCCGGTTTTTGATGAAGAGCAGATCGAAGCGGTCGCTTCCATGCTTCGCACCGGTCAGGTCAATGCCTGGACAGGCCCCTATGTTGCGCAGTTCGAAGAAGCCTATGCCGCCTTTCTAGGCGTTGAACACGCCATCGCCGTCACCAATGGAACCGCTGCCCTCGAACTGGCATTGTTCGCCCTCGGCTTGGGTGCCGGGGACGAGGTCATCGTGACCCCACGCAGTTTCGTCGCATCAGCCGCTTGCGTCCCTTTTTGCGGTGGAATGCCGGTCTTTGCAGATATCGATGAGAACAGCCAGAATATCACGCCAGCCGCGATAGCACAGAAGGTTTCATCGAGGACCAAGGGCATCATCGCCGTCCATCTTGCAGGATGGCCATGCGACATGCCCGAGATCATGGCTTTTGCCCGCCAAAGAGGTTTGTGGGTCATTGAAGATTGCGCCCAGGCGCATGGCGCGGAAATCGATGGGAGGCCGGTCGGGTCCTTCGGCGATATTGCTGCCTTTTCGTTCTGCCAGGATAAGATCATCACCACAGGCGGCGAAGGCGGCCTCATCGCGATGAACGACACAGCACTTTGGAAGAAGGCGTGGAGCAGAAGGGATCACGGAAAATCGTATGATGCCGTTCATCAAAAGGCGGGCCGAAGCGGTTTTCGCTGGCTTCACGAGTCCGTCGGCACCAATTTGCGGATGATGTCGTATCAGGCGGTGCTTGGCCTCTGCCAACTCGCCCGGCTAAAGGAGTGGCAAGCGACAAGAGAAAGAAATGCGAACATACTAATCACATCGACTGCCGACCTCGATGCTCTTCGCACACCAGTTCCGCGTCGCGGCATTCGCCATGCGTATTACCGCTTCTACACGTTTGTTCGTCCTGATCGACTGAAGATGGGCTATGATCGCGATCAGATTCTGGCGAGCCTGAACAGCGCAGGCGTTTCCTGCTTTACCGGAAGCTGCTCAGAAATTTACCTCGAAAAAGCATTCGCCGACCTGCAACCGGTGGGGAGGTTGCCTGTCGCGCAAAAACTCGGCGAAACGAGCCTAGCTCTCCTCGTCGATCCCAGCTTGAGCGAAGTGGCCGTTCTTCAAAATGCCAGAGCGCTTCGGGATGCGGTCCTTGCGGCGACCGACAGCGCCAGAAAATCGGCTTAGGCCCAACCGTTGTACGCAGAACTGGGATCGCACGCCTCTGCATGGACCTCATTGCCCGACGACCGGGTTGGTCGGTGCCTGCATCACTGTGGGTACCGACCAGCGATCCGTTCTTCCGAGAGCCATTCCATGAATTCGTCGAAATGGGCTGGGCCGTCAGGGGTGGTCACCGCCCAGGCATCATTTACCCCGGGCTTGGCGGCAAACCTGGCCTCGACGGAATCGGCCATCCCGTCTTGATCGTCATCCCTATAGGCAGCCCCGGTATCCATCGACGGAATCTGACCGGGTTCGCTCACCATCTTGCCGTCGCCCTTCTCCCCCTCCGGTCCCATATCGTTGGCCCAGCCACGATCGAGGCTGTCGCGTGGGAACGCGCCCGATCGTGTTCGAACGTCATGGTAAGCTTTTGCTGCCGGTGCGATCGCAGTCACGCTTAAGGCGCAGGGCGGACTGGAAACAAGAAAGCGCTCCGTATCGGGCGCCACGGTGACGATCGTCTTGGAAGGCGGTGCCCAGGTTACGTTGCCTTCCTGATAGATCTGCGGTTCCGCAACCATGGCGGCATCTTTCGACCGAATGGCGTAGGTCAGATCGTTAGTACTCGGGCCTGCTTTGAAATAGTTCCCGGCGTATGCGATCGGGGTTCCGCCTGGAAATTGCGAGAAGATCTCCGCCCACTCGGACCGCGCATTGAAGAAAACGTTGTTGACGATCTCGATACAGGACTGCCCGTAGTGATTGTTGTCTGGATTCCGATCATTGTTCGACAGACACAGATTTCGGAGAAACGTCAGTTTTTGCGGCGCCCGAGGATCGGATCCAAGCAGCGTGCATTTGCTATGTTTGTTGAGGCCCTCCGCAAGAATCGAATTTGCGATCGTGACCTCCGTGGCGTCAGCGTGGGTACTGATGTTTTCATCCGTTGCCCAGGAAACCGAGACATGGTCAACATATACTCTCTGGCTGTTCTCGATGACCAGTCCGTCAACGTTCTTGACAGTGTTTGGGAGCTGCGGCCGGATGCGAATATGCCGCACGATAACGTCATTCGTTCCCTTGATTCCCAATAGCGTATTTTTTCCCTTCTTGTCAGGCCGCTCAATCGTCAAGACGATGCCACCGCCCGGTGCCGTCTGCCCGAGGATGGATACCAAAGCATTTTCGCTGCGCACGATGAGCGTTCGCTTGAGCTTGATCGTACCGCCAACCCGGAAGACGCAGTTCCTCGGACCGGCCGCCTCGATGCAGGCTCTGAGGCTTCCCGGCCCGCTGTCTTCCAGATTTGTGACAGCGATGATCGCGCCCCCTCTTCCGCCTTGCGCGCTCTTTCCGTAACCCTCGGCGCCAGGGAACGCATCGGACGCTGCGTTTGCTGCCTGAGTAAAGCCGACAGCCTCCAGCCAGATGAAGGTGAATGTGACTAGGTAGGTTGCAGCCAAGCGCATTGGAGAGCAGCAGGGCCTTTGCCGATGCATGCCATCTCGCGGGTCCATGCCGTTCGCATCCAAAGCCACCACCTCAACCGATACCAGGTGAACAGAACGCGCCTCGCGCTATCGTTAGCTGGCCGTTCAGCTCGACGAGGATGAGCCTTTTCGAAGCGCGCTCTGTCGAATTGGGCCGGGCTTCAGTACAATCAATAACCAATTGGGGTGATATCAAATATCGCTCCATTCGGCGATACTATCGCCGATACGGTTTACACAGGTAAACAGGCTCTGGCGCATACAAGCTTTCGAATTTTGGGGGTAAATCCATTGGGTTCGAAGCCAATAGTCGTGGTCTATCCGTTTGTCGGAGATAAATTCGGCGGAAGCGACATCTCGGCAATCAAGCTGATCGAAGCGCTCCAGCCTTCCGAGGTGCGGCCCGTGGTCGTCGTCCATCGGCCAAACGGGGATTTCGCAAAGTATCTGGACAAGCGCAAGATTGACTATCTGACGGTGAAGGTTTCCATCCTCAGACCTCGATATCGCGGCGCCACTAGAAGCGCTGTTGCGGCAGGCTATCTTTACACCATCGCCCGATTGATCCGTTTTCTTCGCCGACACAAGGCAGACATCGTCCACACCAATGATGGCTCGATTCACGCGACATGGGGGCTCCCAACGGTGCTTTCTGGAGCACGCCTCCTATGGCACCATCGCGGGGATCCGGCCGGACGGGGGATAAATCTCCTCGCACCGTTTATTGCCAGTCACATCGTAACTGTCTCCAACTATGCAAAGCCAACCTCGCCTCTGCTACCCATCAACGACCGGACCTCGGTGATCCACAGTCCTTTTGACCATCCA is a genomic window of Rhizobium etli 8C-3 containing:
- a CDS encoding UDP-N-acetylglucosamine 1-carboxyvinyltransferase — translated: MHSERQVSIYRVHASRLEGEVLVSGAKNSVLRLLAASLLTSGKVEISNYPGMLLDAQVHLGMLEALGKHCVVEGEIAYIEEIVPPPAELVWRGRSIRNTLLILGALTARTGRGCVPLPGGCKFGERKHDLHVMLLKALGATVTETDTSLEAYAPKGLTGADIRLPIRSTGATENALLCGALARGVTTVWNPHIRPEIIDLIAMLRTMGAKIKVFGQERIEIEGREELTGVRHRVIGDNMEALTWLVGACITNGDVEIHGFPLSDLEVPLIHLKESGARVYTGQESIIVRGGNCYPVEISTGAYPGINSDMQPLFAAFGAMSRGESKIIDLRFPGRYLYAQEMGLMGLDYSIEDNLLRIRGGTKLRGAEVTARDLRAGIALTLAGLVADGETVVHDAWQIERGYDRFIEKVTSLGGDVLAE
- a CDS encoding glycosyltransferase family 2 protein codes for the protein MPRVVVVSPYYNRAHLVDETVTAIRDQTYQDFEAYFVDDGSQDGTFQALLKHESDKIRVSTQRNAGFTRTMISTIACTDSEFIAVQGSGDISYPTRLQSQVRFLDENPGVVAVGCYREVVSDIASKSYIVKPVVDKNIKVQLFSGNPFSQGEVLMRRSVYERAGGYRTFFLYRQDLDLWLRMTDYGAMAVVPEILYKAWKRKDSVTGDARKLAVAMSCRDFALYCARERMAGRPDPLDANGPISALMRPRSKDLATRLASEARRRALIGLEDDARHLLKAAFNEKPVISAWITRVILFAPWLGPLTPLANRLVRLLKGWAAAHRADRAA
- the murB gene encoding UDP-N-acetylmuramate dehydrogenase, with protein sequence MALLVIVELTVNTPKISSKNVVSLLGTIRNVEISTHVPLKYVGRWQIGGPADVVVEPLDGRAVSEVLKCLGAEKVPFLVIGDGTNLLFDDAGFRGVVLRIGRKMSQIAINGTHVVAQAGIWTPVFARKVGSAGLTGAEHTVGIPGTLGGLVVMNGGSQRKGIGSNLVSATVVDIDGKVNILDRNACEFSYRKSNLQRPNLVLLEADFEFATANKSDVRRTMIEIMVSRRKKFPLRLPNCGSVFLSDPKMYDVVGPPGKAIEDAGLRGRRIGGAQIAPGHGNFIVNLGGATSSDVLGLIDLVRRTIFERSGFLLDCEVRHVRPDGVLQPAHLSVQSGKWN
- a CDS encoding PIG-L deacetylase family protein: MEKGCERMLSDVFGRTLVIAPHADDEVLGAGGTIARLASEGAEVRIVIVTEGKPPQYPSEAVSRLRDEARLAHAILGVGKTDWMGFPAAGLAETAVSDLNRSLFEIMTAYSPQTLLLPFVGDMHVDHQIVFTSALVAARPHQEQYPRLILAYETLSETNWNAAYVTPSFVPHVFIDIEEHLETKLEAMSAFQSQLRPPPHERAIETLRALATLRGATVFSQAAEAFVMVRQVL
- a CDS encoding glycosyltransferase family 4 protein, whose amino-acid sequence is MISNIAPFGDTIADTVYTGKQALAHTSFRILGVNPLGSKPIVVVYPFVGDKFGGSDISAIKLIEALQPSEVRPVVVVHRPNGDFAKYLDKRKIDYLTVKVSILRPRYRGATRSAVAAGYLYTIARLIRFLRRHKADIVHTNDGSIHATWGLPTVLSGARLLWHHRGDPAGRGINLLAPFIASHIVTVSNYAKPTSPLLPINDRTSVIHSPFDHPEPLLDREECRMDLVRELGLDEKTRLVGFFGTLIDRKRPIRFVEAIHAFCAQHPEPKIAGLLFGAPSHCGERLDVEVTARARELGIENAIHLMGFRSPINRLMCAMDILLVPAINEPFGRTLIEAMLVGTPVIATNHGGNPEAIVDGETGYLVEPEVPDAFVPPMAKLLKDAPEWQRVSANAQKSALAHYGVRSHTEKIMNIYRELAGRTA
- a CDS encoding polysaccharide biosynthesis/export family protein gives rise to the protein MKSDAISGKRLASCRSIWVALAILVAAANGTRSEVYQLQPGDVVNFDFLDDALLPVLLTVDADGTAQFPLVGGVEIGGLSVSQALEKLRTEYKNRQMLVDPKIALNIATYKPVFVLGEVKNPGSFPFYPGLTVEQAVGLAGGTLTAASSASDKIMARARLRGTMDGAEVEIVHEAIYAARLAAQLRGAETIDLRDAPETARPFLEKTSLKSVLEIEEKILKTDLITTQAQVQILTQGIAETEAALKILAQLEVEQKSVVEMNERDLERVTALRKRELNTETEIARVKNTTSNEKTQLLEIYAEMSRSRRELGNLKLELAKLQADREKDILLKLQEREAAIKKLQSTRQSAEEQFYLIASVAADERNRDQISFTYEVRRPKKGVNTVIDGAPYTELLPGDVVAVSIAGM
- a CDS encoding DegT/DnrJ/EryC1/StrS family aminotransferase produces the protein MAKWPVFDEEQIEAVASMLRTGQVNAWTGPYVAQFEEAYAAFLGVEHAIAVTNGTAALELALFALGLGAGDEVIVTPRSFVASAACVPFCGGMPVFADIDENSQNITPAAIAQKVSSRTKGIIAVHLAGWPCDMPEIMAFARQRGLWVIEDCAQAHGAEIDGRPVGSFGDIAAFSFCQDKIITTGGEGGLIAMNDTALWKKAWSRRDHGKSYDAVHQKAGRSGFRWLHESVGTNLRMMSYQAVLGLCQLARLKEWQATRERNANILITSTADLDALRTPVPRRGIRHAYYRFYTFVRPDRLKMGYDRDQILASLNSAGVSCFTGSCSEIYLEKAFADLQPVGRLPVAQKLGETSLALLVDPSLSEVAVLQNARALRDAVLAATDSARKSA